A genomic region of Fusarium oxysporum Fo47 chromosome VI, complete sequence contains the following coding sequences:
- a CDS encoding S-adenosyl-L-methionine-dependent methyltransferase, which produces MPIERIDLEAQSETDDVLFLSEESSGTFGRRRRLSSCTIGDEDTSSHSNTSARLLEQGELELKAMRLLNTTIQAGSFLGVRQFFSGKYLVEFILVKILVRCRSTDAIKIRGTPFLRNRSALAKLPKKPNEVCMLICRDSDTNNEEVTDISPSQVVQVHPMLITNAKYPNFNRVVFNPQHPAERGRPNKLEVCYAEQGSRRKQVEESLVRVDSSEVSRREYRISNEILRNRWRGTTAKGGSWNPFSGGHHIDLESERSNEGDRSHGQQYTIFDSCSGAGGVSRGALMAGFRVRYALDKAPEVWDTYQANFPGTELYKMSLDKFLSSAQTSHMRVDVLHFSPPCQFFSPAHTHASEHDDANIFALYGCNQLLKKLRPRIITVEQTFGLTHDRHEEYFNGFLGDFTQHGYSIRWRVIRLCTWGAAQDRRRLIIIAAAPGERLPTFPQATHSQEGGNGLLPYNSIGKALRDIRAGDDLHDLDNVHYFDPPRAPYDPERLAGTITTGGGYFYYPDGSRKLTLREYASLQGFPKSHQFLGTKTSIKRQIGNAFPPNTVRVLYKHLEQWLLNEDRMKPFTNNQDAILIEDDSDTPPNLTDDSEDRPRHFPDMMDGNIVETFDIQQHRRGRDPWAVEDMVIDLT; this is translated from the exons ATGCCTATCGAAAGAATCGACCTTGAGGCACAATCAGAGACCGATGACgttttatttctttctgAAGAATCTAGTGGGACTTTTGGGCGTCGAAGGCGTCTCTCATCTTGCACAATTGGAGATGAGGACACCAGCAGTCACTCAAACACCTCAGCCCGTCTTCTCGAACAGGGCGAACTTGAGCTCAAGGCAATGAGGCTACTGAATACGACTATACAAGCAGGTTCCTTTCTCGGAGTACGCCAATTCTTTTCTGGGAAATATCTTGTTGAGTTTATTCTGGTCAAAATTCTGGTTCGATGCCGGTCTACAGACGCGATCAAAATCCGTGGCAcacccttcttgagaaaTCGCTCGGCTTTAGCAAAGCTtccaaagaagccaaacGAAGTCTGCATGCTGATATGCAGAGATAGTGACACGAACAACGAAGAGGTCACAGACATCAGTCCATCACAAGTGGTTCAAGTGCACCCAATGCTCATCACTAACGCGAAATACCCCAATTTCAACCGGGTTGTCTTCAATCCACAACATCCCGCAGAAAGGGGCCGACCGAAT AAGCTGGAGGTTTGTTACGCTGAACAAGGGAGCCGTCGGAAGCAGGTTGAAGAATCTCTTGTTCGTGTTGACTCCAGCGAAGTCTCACGGAGAGAATATAGAATTTCCAACGAGATACTCCGCAACAGATGGCGAGGAACTACCGCCAAAGGAGGCTCATGGAACCCCTTTTCAGGTGGTCACCATATTGACCTGGAGTCAGAGCGGTCCAACGAAGGAGATCGAAGCCACGGTCAGCAGTACACGATATTTGACTCTTGTTCCGGTGCTGGCGGAGTGTCGCGAGGAGCCCTCATGGCTGGCTTCAGAGTTCGATATGCGTTGGACAAAGCACCGGAGGTTTGGGATACCTACCAAGCAAACTTCCCTGGAACCGAACTATACAAGATGTCCCTTGACAAATTTCTATCCAGCGCGCAGACGAGTCATATGCGAGTTGATGTTCTACACTTTTCTCCGCCATGTCAATTCTTTTCGCCAGCACACACGCACGCATCAGAACATGATGATGCGAATATTTTCGCATTGTATGGCTGCAATCAACTACTCAAGAAGTTGCGTCCCCGTATCATCACCGTGGAACAGACATTCGGGCTTACGCATGACCGGCACGAGGAGTACTTTAATGGTTTCCTTGGGGACTTCACACAGCATGGCTACTCCATACGCTGGAGAGTCATAAGGCTTTGCACGTGGGGAGCTGCTCAAGATCGGAGACGCCTAATCATCATTGCCGCTGCACCTGGCGAGAGACTTCCAACCTTCCCCCAGGCTACACACAGTCAGGAGGGTGGCAACGGACTATTGCCCTACAACAGCATCGGAAAGGCGCTAAGGGACATCCGCGCAGGAGACGATCTTCATGACCTTGATAATGTCCATTATTTCGATCCACCACGAGCGCCATATGACCCGGAACGCCTGGCAGGGACTATCACCACTGGCGGAGGTTACTTTTACTACCCTGACGGCTCACGAAAGCTCACTCTGAGAGAGTATGCAAGCTTGCAAGGATTCCCCAAGTCACATCAGTTCCTCGGTACTAAAACATCCATCAAACGGCAAATCGGAAATGCGTTTCCCCCAAACACAGTCCGTGTTCTCTACAAGCACTTAGAACAATGGCTCTTAAACGAAGACCGCATGAAGCCATTCACCAACAACCAGGACGCCATTCTCATTGAGGATGATTCCGATACACCACCCAATCTTACAGATGATTCTGAGGATAGGCCACGCCACTTTCCGGATATGATGGACGGAAATATTGTTGAGACTTTCGATATACAACAACATCGACGCGGCAGAGACCCTTGGGCAGTCGAGGACATGGTGATTGACTTGACCTAG
- a CDS encoding ribonucleases P/MRP protein subunit POP1-domain-containing protein, producing the protein MAPGSSTGAQPGPDSRKRKADTPASNGRREKRSVVHSARSIPAQPAEAALKDGELDLQAFVAAHEFEIRALEQSMATSKAVASSRAFQKVPRGLRRRTASHNPKRVPRRLRKRALKEMKDDNTPVVEARRRKPRTTRAKIRSETARKLGILAARKRKASLAMAKAKQDGDASKDKALAVIGRPPRPKLRRNELNEPPKPKSKFRKRQLNKTWLPTHSWHAKRARMTDPLEPLWRFAIPLTPNEKIYRPTHRAQGDRGAVVWEMSYMSTIGLYGKHAGIERVLKRIGVVQDSCWNDKGKKWRIGTRSWTGVLSREIQSGQQNQVDRKMIGPCTILWNPEPSAQEDSQELKQESRQVFLRIHPSAFLELFKELLSLIKQENPRLYIEDLRFEIGSLDLTGPGSTEALLGILRTYPVKDKTKTNHTEIFQGLAGLTNAATLPAGAVLGFSVQDPRLQYPPRRREVPEDPESQLQLLEKIASWSAEENLNPYAIFDRDTRHAASCFPSQKQIDRRRAKNAPGTSLKLTADDPPIPVILLASRTDRGTQKQGTWTLLAPWKCIQHLWYSLVHYPLSSGGNPRFAGLNEIRQVAFERGQTWFPGDFPGTKAGAAWELEERRKRRAAWEKRPKSKRTAWESLDLGGGRKGEIGDGFASDFELLFNAGDSQTSEENNTEGAMDVSQDENSASTQVPKQQEPRIYQLRQISKDVFNQAVTSPSTPSTIPINALLGVRISLISRGVVTPCARIYRLPSRPTTDPQSSEAEVPATIPPGSLSTPSSLPYDLRSQWLSQARPSLSTKNKACRTSTPRDLESLKRQLAAELVSKPAPYPFTPANKSDMNGHPLVPNVEDLVGFVTTGSFSLTEGHGMAIGSIAIDKVLDDVKENAKEGRYCIIRNAGESVGWLAKWEAV; encoded by the coding sequence ATGGCTCCGGGATCTTCTACCGGAGCCCAACCTGGGCCAGACAGCAGAAAGCGAAAGGCCGATACGCCTGCATCGAACGGCCGTAGGGAGAAGCGCTCCGTGGTTCATTCTGCACGCAGTATCCCTGCACAACCCGCCGAAGCTGCACTCAAAGATGGCGAACTTGATCTCCAGGCTTTTGTGGCCGCCCACGAGTTCGAGATTCGCGCTCTTGAACAGAGCATGGCCACATCGAAAGCTGTTGCTAGCAGTCGTGCCTTTCAGAAGGTACCCAGAGGCTTACGCCGCCGCACGGCGAGTCACAACCCCAAACGGGTGCCTCGCCGACTGAGAAAACGTGCGCTTAAAGAAATGAAAGACGACAACACTCCGGTTGTCGAAGCTAGAAGGAGGAAACCTAGAACAACACGAGCGAAAATAAGATCCGAAACAGCACGAAAGTTGGGAATATTGGCAGCGAGGAAACGCAAGGCTAGCCTAGCGATGGCGAAGGCGAAGCAGGATGGAGATGCCAGTAAAGACAAAGCATTGGCTGTAATAGGAAGACCACCGAGACCAAAACTTCGACGAAACGAGCTCAACGAGCCTCCAAAGCCAAAGTCCAAGTTCCGCAAGCGTCAACTGAACAAAACATGGTTACCAACACACTCATGGCATGCGAAAAGAGCACGTATGACTGACCCGTTGGAACCTTTATGGCGGTTCGCTATCCCATTGACACCAAACGAAAAGATATACCGACCTACACATCGAGCTCAGGGCGACAGAGGCGCAGTTGTATGGGAGATGAGCTACATGAGCACAATTGGGCTTTACGGCAAACACGCTGGCATAGAACGTGTGTTGAAGCGGATAGGGGTTGTTCAGGATTCATGTTGGAACGACAAGGGAAAGAAGTGGAGGATCGGAACCCGCTCATGGACCGGTGTTCTGAGTCGGGAAATTCAAAGCGGACAGCAGAATCAAGTCGACCGAAAGATGATCGGACCATGTACTATCTTATGGAACCCCGAACCATCGGCACAAGAAGACAGCCAGGAGCTTAAGCAAGAATCGAGACAGGTCTTCTTGAGGATCCACCCCTCAGCCTTCCTCGAGCTGTTCAAGGAGTTACTATCTTTGATAAAGCAGGAAAACCCTAGGCTTTACATCGAAGATCTTCGATTTGAGATTGGAAGCCTAGACCTGACAGGACCGGGGTCTACAGAAGCTTTGCTAGGTATATTACGTACCTATCCTGTAAAGGACAAGACGAAAACAAATCATACTGAGATTTTTCAAGGGCTGGCCGGTTTAACAAATGCAGCCACTCTCCCTGCTGGCGCGGTGTTGGGGTTCTCGGTGCAGGATCCCCGTCTTCAATATCCTCCAAGGCGCCGGGAGGTTCCTGAAGACCCAGAGTCGCAACTCCAACTCCTCGAAAAGATAGCGTCGTGGTCGGCCGAGGAGAATTTAAACCCGTATGCCATTTTCGATCGCGACACTCGCCATGCCGCGTCCTGCTTCCCTTCACAGAAACAAATCGATAGACGAAGAGCAAAAAATGCCCCCGGAACCTCCTTGAAACTTACAGCAGATGATCCCCCAATCCCGGTCATCCTTTTGGCTTCCCGCACGGATAGAGGCACACAGAAGCAAGGTACATGGACTCTGCTTGCCCCATGGAAGTGTATACAGCATCTCTGGTACTCTTTGGTGCATTATCCCCTCTCTTCAGGGGGTAACCCACGATTCGCAGGTTTGAACGAGATCCGCCAGGTCGCCTTCGAACGAGGCCAGACTTGGTTCCCAGGGGATTTTCCCGGAACCAAGGCTGGTGCTGCATGGGAGCTCGAGGAGCGTCGAAAAAGAAGAGCGGCTTGGGAGAAGCGACCAAAGAGCAAGAGAACCGCCTGGGAATCACTCGATCTGGGCGGTGGGAGGAAGGGTGAGATCGGCGATGGTTTCGCTAGCGATTTTGAGCTATTGTTCAATGCAGGAGATTCACAAACTAGCGAAGAGAACAATACTGAGGGCGCGATGGACGTGAGCCAGGACGAAAATTCAGCTTCAACACAAGTACCGAAGCAACAAGAGCCACGCATTTACCAGCTGCGCCAAATCTCGAAAGATGTTTTTAACCAAGCCGTCACTTCTCCGTCTACCCCTTCAACAATACCAATAAACGCTCTTCTTGGCGTCCGTATATCTCTAATTTCTAGGGGCGTTGTCACACCCTGTGCTCGCATCTACCGCCTCCCATCTCGTCCTACCACAGATCCACAGTCCTCTGAAGCCGAAGTCCCTGCCACTATTCCTCCGGGTTCATTATCTACACCCTCCTCACTTCCATATGATCTCCGGTCCCAATGGCTTTCTCAGGCCCGGCCGTCTCTGTCTACAAAGAACAAAGCATGCAGAACCTCGACGCCCCGCGACTTGGAATCATTGAAGCGTCAACTTGCCGCTGAACTCGTGTCTAAACCTGCGCCTTACCCCTTTACGCCGGCTAATAAATCCGACATGAACGGCCATCCCCTTGTTCCCAACGTCGAAGATCTCGTTGGCTTCGTCACCACCGGATCATTTAGTCTAACCGAGGGTCACGGGATGGCCATTGGTTCAATCGCGATAGACAAGGTTTTAGACGATGTCAAGGAAAACGCAAAGGAAGGACGATATTGTATAATTAGAAACGCGGGCGAAAGCGTCGGGTGGCTTGCAAAATGGGAGGCTGTCTAA
- a CDS encoding Hsp70 protein-domain-containing protein, giving the protein MSDNAGAKGPEPGDRVAIGITFGNSNSSIAYTVDDKAEVIANEDGDRQIPTVLSYVDGDEYYGGQAKNFLVRNPDNTIANFRDFLGQEFKSIDPTHSHASAHPKDVSGTVAFSIKDKNEEETSTVSVSEATTRYLRRLVGSASDYLGKKVTSAVVTVPTNFTEKQREALIKAANDADIEILQLISDPVAAVLAYDARPEAKIEDKIIVVADLGGTRSDVAVIASRGGLYTILATAHDYEFAGVHLDNALMDHFAKEFQKKHNIDPRNNTRSLAKLRLESEATKRALSLGSNAQFSVESLADGFDFSVTINRIRYEMVARKVFEGFNRLIEGVVKKAGLDVLDIDEVILSGGTAHTPRIANNLRGIFPETTEIQAPATSVSAINPSELLARGAALQASLIQEYEAADIEQSTHPAVTTVKHISNSIGVITVGADGEDVFTPIIAPETAAPARRTIHIPAPKEGGDVLIKIVEGNTHIKVTKPEPKAKEENGDKDEDDSDFDDSDEEEEETREKIWKIGNPLAEAAIKGVKAGGKVEVTINVLADLGVTVTAREVGGKGGVRGNI; this is encoded by the exons ATGAGTGACAACGCTGGAGCCAAGGGCCCTGAGCCTGGCGATCGAGTTGCCATTGGTATTACCTTTGGTAACTCCAACAGTTCCATTGCCTATACTGTTGACGACAAGGCCGAGGTTATTGCCAACGAGGATGGAG ACCGACAAATTCCCACCGTTCTGTCTTACGTTGACGGCGATGAGTACTACGGTGGACAGGCCAAGAACTTCCTCGTTCGCAACCCCGATAACACCATCGCCAACTTCCGAGACTTCCTCGGCCAAGA ATTCAAGTCCATCGACCCTACCCACTCTCACGCCTCCGCCCACCCCAAGGATGTTTCCGGTACCGTTGCTTTCTccatcaaggacaagaacgAGGAAGAGACTTCGACAGTTTCTGTTTCAGAGGCCACTACTCGATACCTGCGACGGCTTGTGGGTTCTGCTTCCGACTACCTGGGCAAGAAGGTCACATCCGCCGTTGTTACCGTCCCCACAAACTTCACCGAGAAGCAGCGAGAGGCTCTAATCAAGGCCGCCAACGATGCCGACATCGAGATCCTTCAGCTTATTTCTGACCCTGTCGCCGCTGTTCTGGCTTACGATGCCCGTCCTGaggccaagatcgaggatAAGATTATTGTTGTCGCTGACCTTGGTGGCACTCGCTCGGATGTTGCTGTTATCGCTTCGCGAGGTGGTCTTTACACTATCCTCGCCACTGCTCACGATTACGAATTTGCTGGTGTTCATTTGGATAATGCCCTTATGGACCACTTTGCTAAGGAATTCCAAAAGAAGCACAACATCGACCCCCGAAACAACACTCGCAGTCTTGCTAAGCTTCGACTCGAGTCTGAGGCTACCAAGCGAGCTCTGAGTCTGGGAAGCAACGCTCAGTTCAGCGTCGAGAGCTTGGCGGATGGTTTCGATTTCTCTGTTACTATCAACAGGATACGATACGAGATGGTTGCCCGCAAGGTTTTCGAGGGCTTCAACCGACTCATCGAGggtgttgtcaagaaggccGGCCTCGATGTTCTTGACATTGACGAGGTTATTCTGTCAGGAGGTACTGCCCACACCCCTCGTATCGCTAACAACCTCCGTGGTATCTTCCCTGAGACTACCGAGATTCAGGCTCCCGCCACGAGCGTGTCCGCCATCAACCCTTCTGAGCTCCTTGCTCGTGGCGCTGCACTCCAGGCCTCTTTGATCCAGGAGTACGAGGCCGCCGATATCGAGCAGTCCACTCACCCTGCTGTCACCACCGTCAAACACATCTCCAACTCTATTGGTGTGATCACCGTGGGTGCTGACGGCGAGGATGTCTTCACCCCCATCATCGCCCCTGAGACCGCCGCCCCTGCCCGTCGCACTATCCATATTCCTGCTCCTAAGGAAGGTGGCGATGTTCTTATTAAGATTGTTGAGGGTAACACTCACATCAAGGTCACCAAGCCTGAGCCTAAGGCTAAGGAGGAGAATGGAGATAAGGATGAGGACGACTCCGATTTTGATGATtctgatgaagaggaagaggagactCGGGAGAAGATCTGGAAGATCGGCAACCCTCTTGCCGAGGCCGCCATCAAGGGCGTCAAGGCTGGTGGCAAGGTCGAAGTCACGATCAACGTTCTAGCCGATCTAGGCGTTACCGTCACAGCCCGAGAAGTTGGCGGCAAGGGTGGTGTGCGAGGAAACATCTAA
- a CDS encoding N-terminal C2 in EEIG1 and EHBP1 proteins-domain-containing protein, whose protein sequence is MGFLKPEVGKARKPKFDLHLKIYDLNNVPLVSGQAFVKWHLSHSMTAEHRGRTPKCPIANHRVEWGFVTAVPSIRISIDRNNNLTECPMEFEVIQEFGLTEKVTLGIVRLNLSEYVEESEAFVKDVASPGRMRSNSMGVSPTRGSTSRPRRDSDVVEDGIVRRYLMQDSKVNSTLKISILMIQVDGERSYVAPPLKTAPVFGGIGGIMSEAIEDDVGPIAAAVPNLSKPRDAAELQDLYRSVLAASWSRQPNEHSAEEVIEDIFNGGNGWKTKPHNASPVTDGEDDDDDMGPRDTIRARDTRRITHNLLHPHHHHHHHSNRTASPSHNHQNNGPAGSSHRRTPSNSSDKSFSTVTVTPSNRRKGVRIHEHHLDHARSMASMTSTMTLDSDPMREVSYKGTREVREDDMRNDLIAWRLPGDGNQVM, encoded by the exons ATGGGCTTTCTCAAACCTGAAGTTGGCAAGGCTCGGAAG CCAAAATTCGACCTTCATCTCAAG ATTTACGACCTTAACAACGTGCCGCTCGTTTCTGGTCAGGCTTTTGTCAAATGGCACCTCTCTCACTCAATGACCGCGGAGCATCGCGGGCGCACGCCGAAATGCCCAATCGCCAACCACAGAGTCGAATGGGGCTTTGTCACCGCGGTACCCTCTATCCGCATATCGATAGACCGCAATAACAACCTTACCGAATGTCCCATGGAGTTTGAGGTCATACAGGAATTTGGCTTGACTGAGAAGGTCACCCTTGGCATTGTTCGCCTCAACCTGAGCGAGTACGTGGAAGAGAGCGAGGCCTTCGTCAAGGATGTCGCATCGCCTGGTCGCATGCGTAGCAACAGTATGGGTGTCAGCCCGACGAGGGGTAGTACATCACGGCCGCGCCGTGATTCAGATGTTGTCGAGGATGGCATCGTGAGAAGATATCTCATGCAGGATAGCAAAGTCAACAGTACGCTGAAGATCAGTATCCTCATGATCCAGGTCGACGGCGAACGGAGTTACGTAGCTCCTCCTCTGAAAACGGCTCCTGTCTTTGGAGGCATTGGAGGCATCATGAGCGAGGCAATAGAGGACGACGTTGGGC CAATAGCTGCCGCGGTCCCCAACTTGTCTAAGCCTCGCGACGCCGCTGAGCTCCAAGACCTGTACCGAAGCGTTCTCGCTGCTTCGTGGAGTCGGCAACCAAATGAGCACTCTGCAGAAGAAGTCATTGAGGACATTTTCAACGGAGGTAACGGCTGGAAAACCAAACCTCATAATGCTTCGCCTGTCActgatggagaagacgacgacgacgatatggGTCCACGTGATACCATCCGAGCCCGCGATACTCGCCGTATAACTCACAACCTCCttcaccctcatcaccatcatcaccaccactcAAACAGAACTGCCTCACCTTCGCACAATCACCAGAATAACGGCCCAGCTGGCTCCTCACATCGCCGCACACCAAGCAACTCGAGTGATAAGAGCTTCTCGACAGTTACAGTTACTCCGTCGAACCGACGCAAAGGCGTACGCATCCATGAGCACCACCTCGACCACGCGCGTAGTATGGCGAGCATGACGTCTACTATGACACTTGATAGCGACCCAATGCGCGAAGTGAGTTATAAGGGAACTCGCGAGGTCAGAGAGGATGATATGCGAAACGACCTCATTGCTTGGCGATTACCAGGTGATGGGAACCAGGTAATGTGA
- a CDS encoding Mss4-like protein has protein sequence MASEEYPTSVSGGCLCSSVRYTLTFPSGHDWKRSCSTCQCSQCRKNGGSLIAWLHSVPASSVEFTSQTTLSRYHASPEAARGFCSNCGSWLFWRNEKSEKISMSVGTFDKDGLKTWGRQLSYSEVHLWSEDAIEGITDHLPGEKWKYDDQGEGVERIA, from the exons ATGGCCTCAGAAGAATACCCTACAAGCGTCTCTGGCGGATGTCTCTGTAGCTCAGTTCGTTACACGCTGACATTTCCATCTGGCCATGACTGGAAGAGAAGC TGTTCAACCTGCCAATGCTCCCAGTGCCGTAAGAATGGCGGCTCTCTCATTGCATGGCTTCATTCAGTCCCTGCTTCCAGCGTAGAGTTCACCTCTCAGACGACGCTATCGCGATACCACGCCTCACCGGAAGCAGCACGGGGCTTCTGTTCCAATTGCGGCAGCTGGCTCTTCTGGCGCAATGAAAAGTCGGAAAAGATTAGCATGTCTGTTGGAACGTTCGACAAAGACGGCCTGAAAACCTGGGGCCGGCAGTTATCCTATTCGGAGGTCCATCTTTGGTCTGAGGATGCGATCGAGGGTATCACGGATCATTTGCCTGGAGAGAAATGGAAGTATgatgatcaaggagaaggggtTGAGAGGATAGCATGA
- a CDS encoding P-loop containing nucleoside triphosphate hydrolase protein — protein MSAPVGRSVHTSGNKPLEPLYALSRNEETILKRFNDLRTSFKAWPIAQIDCLANPFTTTWLLLVPVPKQSEDLIFPALTDNFRIEFEERIKLSNRTYSLVNLSATRVKNPYEDMESTVGPEIVKCAAFNVQVPRAVKNEEGDQEILELMNHMETASTLDDFESLTLDQTSQKNIFITWDTFSNTYEAELAAMHRLTGDCQLESRQISQKCKAAFETILNFEGSKKTIVNLHSIFPHLRNPRHRDYRVRYSLLRRFRYFNKDHMAAFDGLKAIPNGLYFVNGCPGAGKTEWNMVVSALIQSVRRPGAKKRYNPILFLVDLNKTVDDAADRYWNLAKECGLHLRIIRMHGWPYEMKNSERLGKNQAQDCDQQTDFTRKFLTTASIEKTLNAGRNPNKAPTLDEAAWDYYEKHKHGGFVALKKVLSRMEANDALDHDEWKCLRNEVTKLYTAVLKQADFIATTPVAAYGGFSKLFKPDIIFVDEAPHARELTTLIPIAFFEPFAWIFTGDVNQTRPFVKSGDARDALKKGLEVNPYSEQLRLSLMARANRLGAINSSLLINKRAHGNLHKLPSDLFYGGKMSSDYPSSMQFPETVSYLRRHLEAFGSGRRLNANRAIIALSASKEESHCHSFWNPVNHRWVLAEVKKLLQDPSFRTITDSQQPGRVMIQTPYSVSMRQYAYVVKGWPIEWQERTEVLTVDKAQGNQADVVFLDMVRTTKPGFMDEAQRLNVAITRARQAEIVLMHPAMTFRLRQGKRVPTDYTSKVWEDAVANDRLFVV, from the exons ATGTCGGCCCCTGTAGGACGAAGTGTTCATACGTCCGGAAAT AAGCCACTGGAACCATTGTACGCCCTGTCT CGCAACGAGGAGACGATTTTGAAACGGTTCAATGATCTTCGGACCTCTTTCAAAGCCTGGCCTATAGCGCAAATTGATTGCTTGGCAAATCCTTTTACGACGACCTGGCTCCTCCTTGTCCCGGTCCCTAAACAATCTGAAGACCTCATCTTTCCCGCTCTCACCGATAACTTCCGCATCGAGTTTGAAGAAAGAATAAAGCTTTCGAACAGGACTTATTCTCTTGTCAATTTGTCAGCAACTCGCGTGAAAAACCCGTACGAGGATATGGAGAGCACCGTCGGCCCAGAGATCGTGAAATGTGCGGCCTTCAACGTCCAGGTTCCACGTGCGGTGAAGAATGAGGAAGGCGATCAAGAGATTCTCGAGTTGATGAACCACATGGAGACAGCCTCTACACTCGATGATTTTGAAAGCCTAACCTTGGACCAAACATCCCAGAAAAATATCTTCATTACATGGGACACGTTTTCTAACACCTATGAGGCCGAACTTGCCGCGATGCATCGCCTGACAGGCGATTGCCAGCTTGAAAGCCGGCAAATCAGTCAAAAATGCAAGGCTGCTTTTGAGACGATCCTAAACTTTGAAGGATCAAAAAAGACAATTGTCAATCTGCATAGCATCTTCCCTCACCTTCGCAATCCACGTCACCGGGATTATAGGGTTCGCTATAGTCTTCTGCGAAGATTCCGATACTTCAATAAGGATCACATGGCCGCCTTTGATGGCCTAAAGGCCATACCGAATGGTCTCTACTTTGTTAATGGATGTCCCGGTGCGGGCAAGACAGAGTGGAATATGGTCGTTTCTGCTTTGATACAGTCAGTACGCCGCCCAGGTGCCAAAAAGCGGTATAACCCTATCCTGTTTCTTGTTGACCTCAACAAAACCGTCGATGATGCTGCGGACCGCTACTGGAACTTGGCAAAGGAGTGtggtcttcatcttcgcatCATTCGAATGCACGGTTGGCCTTACGAAATGAAGAACAGCGAGAGACTGGGCAAAAACCAGGCGCAAGACTGTGACCAACAAACGGACTTTACGAGAAAGTTTCTGACAACTGCCAGTATCGAGAAGACTTTGAACGCCGGAAGAAACCCCAACAAGGCGCCAACGCTGGATGAAGCTGCTTGGGACTACTATGAAAAGCACAAACATGGTGGGTTTGTGGCGCTCAAGAAAGTGCTCTCCAGAATGGAGGCTAATGACGCCTTGGACCACGACGAATGGAAATGTCTGAGAAATGAAGTCACGAAACTATACACCGCGGTTTTGAAGCAAGCGGACTTCATAGCGACAACGCCTGTGGCCGCATATGGCGGCTTCTCGAAACTCTTTAAGCCGGATATTATCTTCGTGGATGAAGCGCCACATGCAAGGGAGTTGACAACACTGATTCCGATTGCATTCTTCGAACCCTTTGCTTGGATTTTTACGGGTGATGTCAATCAGACCCGCCCCTTCGTGAAGAGTGGTGATGCACGGGATGCCCTGAAGAAAGGCCTGGAGGTAAATCCGTATTCTGAGCAGCTGCGTCTTAGTCTCATGGCAAGGGCCAATAGACTGGGGGCGATCAATAGTTCATTGTTGATCAACAAGCGAGCGCATGGCAACTTGCACAAGCTGCCGTCGGATCTCTTCTATGGCGGAAAGATGTCTTCTGATTACCCATCATCGATGCAGTTCCCGGAAACCGTTAGCTACCTAAGACGGCACCTTGAGGCCTTCGGTAGTGGACGAAGACTGAACGCGAACCGGGCTATTATTGCCCTTTCGGCGAGCAAAGAGGAAAGCCATTGTCACAGTTTCTGGAACCCTGTGAATCATCGTTGGGTGTTGGCTGAAGTTAAAAAGCTTTTGCAGGACCCGTCATTTCGAACCATTACGGACAGTCAGCAGCCCGGACGTGTGATGATCCAGACACCATATAGTGTCTCCATGCGTCAGTATGCATATGTGGTTAAAGGCTGGCCAATTGAGTGGCAGGAGAGGACAGAAGTCTTGACGGTAGACAAGGCTCAAGGTAATCAGGCAGATGTGGTTTTCCTCGATATGGTGAGAACCACGAAGCCCGGCTTCATGGACGAGGCACAACGCCTCAACGTGGCAATAACCAGAGCCAGACAAGCGGAAATTGTCCTGATGCACCCTGCAATGACTTTTCGCCTACGTCAGGGTAAGCGGGTACCGACTGATTACACTTCAAAGGTCTGGGAGGATGCAGTTGCGAACGATCGCTTATTCGTGGTCTGA